In the Magnolia sinica isolate HGM2019 chromosome 15, MsV1, whole genome shotgun sequence genome, one interval contains:
- the LOC131227853 gene encoding N-(5'-phosphoribosyl)anthranilate isomerase 1, chloroplastic-like isoform X3, with the protein METAAVLRSFYCEGFDAIDVYFRFYFPGFQTGQLHLKRNRLHLNTVRNSMVSQSAESSPAQEDIKRSHPLVKMCGITSAKDAAIAAEAGASLIGMIIWPKSKRSVSLSVAKEISKVAREYGTEPVGVFVDDNADTILRASDASNLELVQLHGNGSRAALPALQQHSRIIYVLHADGSGNLLNEITEEESSLADWLLVDSATGGSGKGFNWDKFKLPSIKSKHGWLLAGGINCENVCDAIATLRPHGVDVSSGICASDGVQKDPFKIFSFMNKMGLQLTGVLYIEQALSTTPTWFKE; encoded by the exons TGATGCAATTGATGTGTATTTTAGGTTCTATTTTCCAG GTTTCCAGACAGGACAGTTGCACTTGAAAAGAAATAGGCTGCATCTTAATACAGTGAGAAACAGTATGGTGTCCCAATCCGCTGAATCTTCACCTGCTCAAGAGGACATCAAAAGGAGTCACCCTTTGGTGAAGATGTGTGGTATTACATCGGCTAAAGATGCTGCAATCGCTGCAGAGGCCGGTGCTAGTCTCATTGGGATGATAATTTGGCCCAAATCAAAACGTTCTGTGTCTCTTTCGGTGGCTAAAGAAATCTCAAAAGTTGCAAGAGAGTATGGCACAGAGCCTGTTGGGGTGTTTGTGGATGACAACGCAGACACGATATTAAGAGCTTCTGATGCATCAAATCTTGAGCTTGTGCAG CTTCATGGGAATGGGTCCAGGGCTGCTCTTCCAGCTTTACAGCAACATAGCCGGATAATATACGTTCTGCATGCTGATGGAAGTGGAAATCTCCTGAATGAAATTACTGAAGAAGAGAGTTCTTTAGCTGACTGGCTTTTGGTGGATAGTGCAACGGGTGGCAG CGGTAAAGGATTCAATTGGGACAAGTTCAAATTACCATCAATAAAAAGCAAGCACGGATGGCTTTTAGCTGGAGGGATCAATTGTGAAAATGTTTGTGATGCCATCGCAACTCTTAGACCACATGGAGTTGATGTGAGCAGTGGCATCTGTGCCTCCGATGGGGTCCAAAAAGATCCATTTAAAATATTTTCCTTCATGAATAAG ATGGGACTACAGCTGACAGGCGTCCTGTACATCGAGCAAGCACTCAGCACAACTCCTACTTGGTTCAAGGAGTAG